The following are from one region of the Lacinutrix sp. Bg11-31 genome:
- a CDS encoding glycosyltransferase family 2 protein, translating to MDISVVIPLLNEQESLTELHDWIAKVMQSNRFSYEIIFIDDGSTDGSWETIDALSKTNTNVKGIRFLKNFGKSQALHAGFEKAQGDVIITMDADLQDNPEEIPSLYNKITTEHFDLVSGWKKKRYDNKFTKNLPSKLFNWAARKTSGVTLNDFNCGLKAYKNVVVKHIDVNGEMHRYIPVLAKNAGFTKIGEQVVQHQARKYGETKFGMERFINGFLDLITIWFISRFGKRPMHLFGALGVIMFAIGFVFSVYLGIDKLFFHKTGRLITERPQFYIALVTMIIGTQFFIAGFLGEIILRSKQNKKRYLVKEELNLKGQNSN from the coding sequence ATGGATATATCTGTAGTCATACCACTACTTAACGAACAAGAATCACTCACAGAATTACACGATTGGATTGCAAAAGTTATGCAATCCAATCGTTTTTCTTATGAAATAATCTTTATAGACGATGGTTCTACAGATGGTTCTTGGGAGACTATAGACGCACTTTCTAAAACCAATACCAATGTAAAAGGCATAAGGTTTTTAAAAAACTTTGGAAAATCTCAAGCCTTGCACGCTGGATTCGAAAAAGCACAAGGTGATGTTATTATTACTATGGATGCAGATTTACAAGACAATCCAGAAGAAATACCTTCGCTTTACAACAAAATTACTACAGAGCATTTTGACCTTGTTTCTGGTTGGAAGAAGAAACGTTACGATAATAAATTTACAAAAAACTTACCCTCTAAACTTTTTAATTGGGCTGCCAGAAAAACATCTGGAGTAACCCTTAATGACTTTAATTGCGGACTTAAAGCCTATAAGAATGTTGTTGTTAAACACATAGATGTAAATGGAGAAATGCATCGCTATATTCCTGTTTTAGCTAAAAACGCTGGTTTTACCAAAATTGGTGAGCAAGTAGTACAACATCAAGCTAGAAAATATGGAGAAACTAAATTTGGAATGGAACGTTTTATCAATGGATTTCTAGATTTAATTACCATATGGTTTATATCTCGTTTTGGAAAAAGGCCAATGCATTTATTTGGTGCTTTAGGTGTAATTATGTTTGCTATTGGTTTTGTTTTTTCTGTATACTTAGGAATCGACAAACTGTTTTTTCATAAAACAGGACGATTAATTACTGAAAGACCACAGTTTTATATTGCTTTAGTGACGATGATTATTGGTACTCAATTTTTTATTGCTGGCTTTTTGGGCGAAATAATTTTACGCTCTAAACAAAATAAAAAACGTTATTTAGTAAAGGAAGAGTTAAACCTAAAAGGCCAAAATTCAAACTAA
- a CDS encoding phospho-sugar mutase: MIHIEPELLNRVNAWLTPAFDKDTQSHIKDLIGTNPKELKESFYKNLEFGTGGMRGVMGIGTNRINKYTLGKNTQGISDYLYKVFPNETLKVAIAFDCRHNSKSLAKVVADVFSANNIEVFLFEDLRATPELSFALKHLNCHCGIVLTASHNPPEYNGYKVYWQDGGQLVPPQDGEVINVINNLDYAEIKFNANEELIHYIGKEVDDVFINASVKNGSFNTSAEARENLNLVFTSLHGTSITVVPETLKRAGYTNVNIVEEQREPNGDFPTVVSPNPEEPEALKMAMELANKSEGDIVIGTDPDCDRLGVVVRDLENNLVILNGNQAMLLMTDFLLKQWRNEDKINGKQFIASTIVSTPMMSVLAKSYNVESKIGLTGFKWIAKMIKDFPELDFIGGGEESFGFMVGDFVRDKDAVTATLLACEIAAQAKAKGSSVYQELIKLYVAHGLFKERLISITKKGIEGAQEIKQMMIEARENPLTIVNNSKVVLIEDYQLSVSKNTVTGETTTIDIPKSNVLIYYTEDGSKIALRPSGTEPKIKFYISVNTTLDNVSAFKATEQQLETKIDNIINDLKLN; encoded by the coding sequence ATGATACATATAGAACCAGAATTACTAAATAGAGTCAATGCCTGGCTAACTCCAGCTTTCGACAAAGACACGCAATCACACATAAAAGATCTTATAGGCACAAATCCTAAAGAACTAAAAGAATCATTTTACAAAAATTTAGAGTTTGGAACTGGTGGAATGCGTGGTGTTATGGGAATTGGCACTAATAGAATTAATAAATATACTTTAGGAAAAAACACACAAGGTATTAGCGATTACTTGTATAAAGTGTTTCCAAACGAAACATTAAAAGTTGCGATAGCTTTTGATTGTAGACACAATAGCAAATCTTTAGCTAAAGTGGTTGCAGACGTGTTTTCTGCAAATAATATTGAAGTCTTTTTATTCGAAGACCTTCGTGCGACTCCAGAATTATCTTTCGCTTTAAAACATTTAAACTGCCACTGTGGTATTGTTTTAACAGCATCACATAATCCTCCAGAATATAATGGTTACAAAGTATATTGGCAAGATGGAGGACAATTGGTTCCACCTCAAGATGGAGAAGTTATTAATGTTATTAATAATTTAGATTATGCAGAAATAAAATTTAATGCAAATGAAGAGTTAATCCATTATATAGGTAAAGAAGTTGACGATGTTTTTATTAATGCATCAGTAAAAAACGGAAGCTTTAATACTTCCGCGGAAGCGAGAGAAAATTTAAACTTAGTATTCACTTCACTTCATGGAACTTCAATTACTGTAGTACCAGAAACGTTAAAACGTGCTGGTTACACAAATGTTAATATAGTTGAAGAACAACGCGAACCTAATGGCGATTTTCCAACGGTAGTATCTCCAAACCCTGAAGAGCCTGAGGCTTTAAAAATGGCAATGGAATTGGCAAATAAAAGCGAAGGCGATATAGTAATTGGTACAGATCCAGATTGCGATAGATTGGGTGTTGTTGTTAGAGATTTAGAAAATAATCTTGTTATTTTAAATGGAAATCAAGCCATGTTATTAATGACGGATTTCTTACTTAAACAATGGCGAAATGAGGATAAAATAAACGGTAAACAATTTATAGCAAGTACTATTGTTTCTACACCAATGATGAGTGTTTTAGCAAAATCTTACAACGTAGAATCTAAAATTGGTTTAACCGGTTTTAAATGGATTGCTAAAATGATTAAAGACTTCCCAGAACTAGACTTTATTGGTGGTGGAGAAGAAAGCTTTGGTTTTATGGTTGGCGATTTTGTTCGCGATAAAGATGCCGTTACAGCCACTTTACTAGCATGTGAAATTGCAGCTCAAGCAAAAGCGAAAGGCAGTAGTGTTTACCAAGAATTAATTAAGCTTTATGTTGCACATGGTTTATTTAAAGAACGCCTAATTTCTATAACAAAAAAGGGAATTGAAGGTGCACAAGAAATAAAACAAATGATGATTGAAGCTCGTGAGAATCCGCTAACAATAGTAAACAATTCTAAAGTTGTTTTAATTGAAGATTATCAATTATCGGTTTCAAAAAACACCGTTACAGGAGAAACAACTACAATCGATATCCCCAAATCTAATGTGTTAATTTACTATACAGAGGATGGAAGTAAAATTGCTTTAAGACCAAGCGGGACAGAGCCAAAAATTAAGTTCTATATAAGTGTAAATACAACTTTAGACAATGTGTCTGCTTTTAAAGCAACGGAACAACAATTGGAAACAAAGATTGATAATATCATTAATGATTTGAAACTAAACTAA
- a CDS encoding ABC transporter ATP-binding protein, which produces MNYLKKIFVYALPYKRYIYLNIFFNTLYALFGALSFVVLMPMLNILFNEEREIIEKKPIYNGLSKLGNYISDSFNYSIQEYAQDDRLKSLTLVIFMVIIVFLLKNIFNYLALYFGTFLRNGILKDLRNALYKKTVSLPISFFSEKRKGDIMARIAGDVNEVQNSFLSVLEIIVREPLSVIFSIGIMLTISVKLTIFVFIFIPTAGFIISLIAKKLRKQSADVQKEQGVFLSTLEETLNGLKIIKGFNAEGIFNTKFTNSTHRSFIFSNRMMNRQNIATPLSELLGIITIACLLWFGGRMVIIDQSLVGSSFIAFMGLAYNILTPIKALSKANNNVQRGNAAAARVLEIIDAKSPIKDSPNAKTKSDFITGVKIEDISFKYEEQLVLKNFTIDVNKGKTIALVGQSGSGKSTIANLVTRFYDVNEGKITIDGENIKDLTKKSLRSLMGLVTQDSILFNDTVKNNILIGKENATDEQVIDALKIANAWEFVKDLPKGIETNVGDSGNKLSGGQKQRLSIARAVLKNPPIMILDEATSALDTESERLVQVALENMMKNRTSIVIAHRLSTIQNADEIIVMHKGEIAEQGKHNELIALNGIYKKLVDMQSFE; this is translated from the coding sequence ATGAATTATCTTAAAAAAATATTTGTCTATGCCTTGCCATACAAGCGATATATCTATTTAAACATTTTCTTCAATACATTATACGCTTTATTTGGCGCACTATCTTTTGTAGTATTAATGCCAATGTTAAATATTTTATTTAACGAAGAACGAGAAATAATAGAAAAAAAACCTATTTATAATGGTTTAAGCAAGCTTGGGAATTACATTAGCGACAGCTTTAATTATTCCATACAAGAATACGCACAGGATGATAGATTAAAATCGCTAACCTTAGTTATTTTTATGGTTATCATTGTTTTTTTACTAAAAAACATATTCAATTATTTAGCCTTATACTTCGGTACTTTTTTAAGAAACGGAATCTTAAAAGATTTACGTAATGCACTTTACAAAAAAACAGTAAGCTTACCAATTAGTTTCTTTTCTGAAAAACGTAAAGGAGATATTATGGCAAGAATTGCAGGAGATGTTAACGAGGTACAAAATTCGTTTCTATCTGTTCTAGAAATTATTGTAAGAGAACCACTTAGTGTTATTTTTTCAATAGGAATTATGCTAACGATTAGTGTAAAACTTACCATTTTTGTATTTATTTTTATACCTACAGCTGGTTTTATTATTTCGCTTATTGCAAAAAAATTAAGAAAACAATCTGCAGATGTTCAAAAAGAACAAGGTGTCTTTTTATCTACTTTAGAAGAAACATTAAACGGTTTAAAAATTATTAAAGGCTTTAATGCAGAAGGTATCTTTAATACAAAATTCACCAACTCTACGCATCGTTCGTTTATTTTTTCGAATAGAATGATGAATCGTCAAAATATTGCAACTCCCTTAAGCGAGTTATTAGGAATTATTACAATTGCATGTTTATTATGGTTTGGTGGACGTATGGTTATAATAGATCAATCTTTAGTTGGATCTTCATTTATAGCATTTATGGGATTAGCATATAATATATTAACACCAATTAAAGCGTTAAGTAAGGCCAATAATAATGTACAACGTGGTAATGCAGCAGCAGCTAGAGTATTAGAAATAATTGATGCAAAAAGCCCTATTAAAGATAGTCCAAACGCAAAAACTAAATCCGATTTTATAACAGGTGTTAAAATTGAAGATATCTCTTTTAAATACGAAGAGCAATTAGTATTAAAAAACTTTACAATAGACGTTAATAAAGGAAAAACTATAGCTTTAGTTGGACAATCTGGTAGTGGAAAAAGTACTATAGCAAACCTTGTTACTCGATTTTACGATGTTAATGAAGGCAAAATCACTATTGATGGTGAGAATATTAAAGACCTAACTAAGAAGTCTTTAAGATCTTTAATGGGCTTAGTAACTCAAGACTCTATACTATTTAACGACACTGTAAAAAATAATATTCTAATTGGTAAAGAAAATGCAACAGACGAACAAGTTATAGATGCTTTAAAGATTGCTAACGCTTGGGAATTTGTTAAAGACTTACCTAAAGGTATAGAAACCAATGTAGGAGATTCTGGAAACAAACTATCTGGTGGACAAAAACAGCGTTTAAGCATCGCGAGAGCTGTGTTAAAAAACCCTCCAATTATGATTTTAGACGAAGCAACCTCAGCATTAGATACAGAAAGCGAACGTTTAGTTCAAGTTGCTCTAGAAAACATGATGAAAAACAGAACCTCTATTGTAATTGCACATAGATTATCTACTATTCAAAATGCAGATGAAATAATTGTTATGCATAAAGGAGAAATTGCAGAACAAGGTAAACACAACGAACTTATTGCCTTAAACGGTATTTATAAAAAATTAGTCGATATGCAAAGCTTTGAGTAA
- a CDS encoding SCO family protein, with translation MNWKKKLYKQKSYSLLFLVFLLIFACNNKTEKTSRVASLPFYKDATFTPYWLDAGSDEAKEFHKIPDYSLTNQEGVTVTSETFKDKIYVADFFFTTCPGICPKMTANMSILQEEFKDDDEILLLSHSVTPKIDSVAALKDYAIAKNVNSSKWHLVTGERKTIYDLGRQAYFVEEDLGEPKTEDDFLHTENFVLIDKNKHIRGIYNGLNKTSVQQLIADIKTLKKDN, from the coding sequence ATGAACTGGAAGAAGAAGTTGTACAAACAAAAAAGTTATAGTTTACTGTTTTTAGTTTTCTTATTAATTTTTGCTTGTAACAATAAAACAGAAAAAACAAGTAGAGTAGCAAGTTTGCCATTCTATAAAGACGCTACATTTACGCCATATTGGTTAGATGCAGGTAGTGATGAAGCAAAAGAGTTTCATAAAATACCAGATTATTCACTAACTAATCAAGAAGGAGTAACAGTAACATCAGAAACGTTTAAAGATAAAATTTATGTAGCAGATTTTTTCTTTACAACCTGTCCAGGAATTTGCCCGAAAATGACAGCTAACATGTCTATTTTACAAGAAGAATTTAAAGATGATGATGAGATTCTATTATTATCACACTCAGTAACTCCAAAAATAGATTCTGTTGCAGCTTTAAAAGATTATGCAATTGCTAAAAATGTAAATAGTAGTAAATGGCATTTAGTAACAGGAGAGCGTAAAACAATTTACGATTTAGGAAGACAAGCTTATTTTGTAGAAGAAGATTTAGGAGAGCCAAAAACAGAAGACGACTTCCTACATACCGAAAACTTTGTGCTTATAGATAAAAACAAACATATTCGTGGTATTTATAATGGGCTCAATAAAACTTCTGTACAACAACTTATAGCAGATATAAAGACTTTGAAAAAAGATAACTAA
- a CDS encoding sensor of ECF-type sigma factor, producing the protein MKTIKTIKTILIPVFSLLLSVSIHAQKPNKEKIKALKVAHITEQLDLTTKEAQAFWPIYNANEEARYRLRDNKVKDCLYDLNQTAAESKFTEKESKELLEKISKLEENKCNLQIDYISKLKDVLPAKKILKLINAERSFRYKMIKEFKNRHKGEKNKR; encoded by the coding sequence ATGAAAACAATAAAAACAATAAAAACAATACTCATCCCAGTTTTTTCTTTGCTTCTATCGGTAAGCATACATGCACAAAAACCTAATAAAGAAAAAATAAAAGCTTTAAAAGTAGCACATATTACAGAACAATTAGACCTAACAACTAAAGAAGCTCAAGCTTTTTGGCCAATTTATAATGCTAATGAAGAGGCACGTTATAGACTTAGAGATAATAAAGTAAAAGATTGTTTATACGATTTAAACCAAACAGCAGCAGAATCTAAATTCACTGAAAAGGAGTCTAAAGAATTACTAGAAAAAATATCTAAATTAGAAGAAAATAAATGCAACCTTCAGATTGATTACATCAGTAAACTTAAAGACGTATTGCCTGCAAAAAAAATACTTAAACTAATAAATGCTGAACGTTCATTTAGATATAAAATGATTAAAGAGTTTAAAAACAGGCATAAAGGAGAAAAAAATAAAAGATAA
- a CDS encoding RNA polymerase sigma factor, translated as MTTETELISQLQAKGNKDAAFRELVAQYKERLYWHIRNILKSHDDADDALQNTFIKVYRSIDGFKGESKLYSWLYRIATNEAITLINKNAKRLQITNQEAQDLAINNMESDVYFEGDAIQLKLQKAIATLPEKQQMVFNMKYFQDIKYKEMSKILDTSEGALKASYHIATKKVEAYLIND; from the coding sequence GTGACCACAGAAACTGAACTTATATCTCAACTACAAGCTAAAGGCAATAAAGACGCTGCTTTTAGAGAGCTTGTAGCGCAATATAAAGAACGATTGTATTGGCACATTAGAAACATTTTGAAATCGCATGACGACGCAGACGATGCGCTACAGAATACATTTATAAAGGTTTACAGAAGCATCGATGGTTTTAAAGGTGAAAGCAAACTCTATTCGTGGCTCTATAGAATAGCAACTAACGAAGCAATTACTCTAATAAATAAAAATGCAAAACGCTTACAAATAACAAACCAAGAAGCACAAGATCTAGCCATAAACAATATGGAATCCGATGTTTATTTTGAAGGCGATGCCATACAACTTAAGCTCCAAAAAGCAATTGCAACATTGCCAGAAAAGCAACAAATGGTTTTTAATATGAAATACTTTCAGGACATTAAATATAAGGAAATGTCTAAAATTTTAGACACTAGTGAAGGTGCCTTAAAAGCATCATACCATATTGCAACAAAGAAAGTTGAAGCATATTTAATTAATGATTAA
- a CDS encoding oxidoreductase, producing the protein MKKLLITLGIAVSLFSCKKDEAKKEVVFTPRNISEVEIGVLLKDSTLNVRAIEKVKGYEGLFFLTSTGKGGMIGEDEIVFPIEIDNDNEKLNFRAFASTNEAGFALSVASPAYLYKIGENETSIVYQEDHEKAFYDAMAFWNDKEGIAIGDPTDSCLSIIITRDGGNTWNKLSCDTLPEAIKDEAAFAASDTNIAIVGDETWVATGGGASRIMYSPDKGETWEVFNTPIVQGNGPQGMYSLDFYDNKNGFAIGGDYTKPADSSANKIRTADGGKTWQLVAQNQNPGYRSCVQYIPGREAKELVAIGFKGIDYSNDAGDSWKHLSDEGFYTLRFVNDSVAYAAGSKRIAKLIFR; encoded by the coding sequence ATGAAAAAGCTTTTAATTACCTTAGGTATTGCAGTATCATTATTTTCATGTAAAAAAGATGAAGCAAAAAAAGAAGTTGTTTTTACTCCAAGAAATATTAGCGAAGTAGAGATAGGTGTATTGCTTAAAGATTCTACTTTAAATGTGAGAGCTATAGAAAAGGTTAAAGGTTATGAGGGATTGTTTTTCTTGACTTCTACAGGTAAGGGAGGAATGATAGGAGAAGACGAAATTGTTTTTCCAATTGAAATAGATAATGATAATGAAAAATTAAATTTTAGAGCTTTTGCCAGTACTAATGAGGCTGGTTTTGCTCTATCTGTAGCAAGTCCTGCTTATTTATATAAAATAGGAGAAAACGAAACTTCAATTGTCTATCAAGAAGACCATGAAAAAGCATTTTACGACGCTATGGCTTTCTGGAACGATAAAGAAGGTATTGCTATTGGTGATCCAACAGATAGTTGTTTAAGTATTATTATAACTAGAGATGGTGGAAACACATGGAATAAGCTGTCTTGCGATACGTTACCAGAAGCAATAAAAGATGAAGCAGCCTTTGCAGCAAGTGATACTAATATTGCAATTGTAGGAGACGAAACATGGGTAGCAACAGGAGGAGGAGCAAGCCGTATAATGTATTCTCCAGATAAAGGTGAAACTTGGGAGGTTTTTAATACTCCAATTGTACAAGGTAATGGACCACAAGGTATGTATAGTTTAGATTTTTACGATAATAAAAACGGATTTGCAATAGGAGGAGATTATACAAAGCCAGCAGACAGTTCTGCAAATAAAATAAGAACTGCAGATGGTGGTAAAACGTGGCAATTAGTTGCACAAAACCAAAACCCTGGATATAGAAGTTGTGTACAGTATATTCCAGGAAGAGAGGCTAAAGAATTAGTTGCCATTGGTTTTAAAGGTATAGACTATTCTAACGATGCTGGAGATTCTTGGAAACATTTAAGCGACGAAGGTTTTTATACACTTCGTTTTGTAAACGACAGTGTTGCTTACGCAGCAGGAAGCAAGAGGATTGCTAAATTGATTTTTAGGTAA
- a CDS encoding CotH kinase family protein, with product MKQLITLILFLLVFVKTHAQDLYDINTIQTIEIVFAESNWDALLDAEKAADNNYTEATSVSINGTIYNQVGVKYKGNSSYNANQTKNPFHIELDTYVDQDHQGYKDIKLANVMFDPSFVRETVAYNIVNQYMDAPQANYANVYVNGILIGLYTNTEAITKTFVNKHFNSNDNAFFSCSPPDGAGPQSTNFPNLAYLGTNSFSYDDAYEIKSDDETDATIAVAHWDNLIELTNALESDITNIEAVLDVDMAIWMLAFDNVMVNLDSYIGQFKQNYYLYKDDNGRFKSIVWDLNMSFGTFGQTGASGGGPGGGGGGNGSLNSTTDKAQLDHLLHDTDANFPLLSKLLAVPTYKKKYLAHYKTILTENISNSSYLTLANDYQALITTAVTADTNKFYTDAQFTGNINTDYSLGMNTASGLTNLMSARSTYLLSQIDFTNTQPNITGTVSSTTTPTIGDTVTITSTVIDTNTDAVYFGYRTDETLPFTRILMYDDGNHNDSGSGDDIYGVDVIVDTDYMQYYIYAENNNIGAFSPARAEYEFYTINATYTTLTVGDLVINEIMADNGTTIADQDGEFDDWIELYNNSSQTLSLDNLYLSDDSTDPLVWEFPTGTTIAPDSYLIVWCDKDEEQVGLHADLKFSSGGEEAVLSYADGTVIESITFGAQTEDMGYARIPNGIGNFVIQAPTYNGNNESLSVDDFNLHNYLKVFPNPTNGLLTIKNSNVSINTVAVYNTIGQLLYKNNYSNSNQIELDFSTYSKGIYMVNINNTTTLKIVRD from the coding sequence ATGAAACAACTAATTACTCTAATATTATTTTTACTCGTTTTTGTTAAAACGCATGCTCAAGATTTGTATGATATTAATACAATTCAAACTATAGAAATAGTTTTTGCAGAAAGTAATTGGGATGCTTTGTTAGATGCAGAAAAAGCTGCAGATAATAATTATACAGAAGCAACCTCAGTAAGTATTAATGGAACTATTTACAACCAAGTAGGTGTAAAATATAAAGGAAATAGCTCTTATAATGCTAACCAAACAAAAAACCCATTTCATATAGAATTAGACACTTATGTCGACCAAGATCATCAAGGTTATAAAGATATAAAATTAGCGAATGTAATGTTCGATCCCTCTTTTGTTCGAGAAACTGTAGCTTATAATATTGTAAACCAATATATGGATGCTCCTCAAGCAAATTATGCAAATGTGTATGTAAACGGAATTTTAATAGGTTTATATACTAATACAGAAGCTATAACCAAAACCTTTGTAAACAAGCATTTTAACTCTAACGATAATGCTTTTTTTAGCTGTAGTCCTCCAGATGGAGCAGGACCACAATCTACTAATTTTCCTAATTTAGCTTATTTAGGAACTAATAGTTTTAGTTATGATGATGCTTATGAGATTAAGTCTGATGATGAAACTGATGCGACAATTGCTGTAGCACATTGGGATAATTTAATAGAATTAACTAATGCTTTAGAGAGTGATATTACAAATATTGAAGCGGTTTTAGATGTAGATATGGCTATTTGGATGCTAGCTTTCGATAATGTCATGGTTAATTTAGATAGTTACATTGGGCAATTTAAGCAAAACTACTATTTATATAAAGACGATAATGGTCGTTTTAAATCTATAGTTTGGGATTTAAATATGTCTTTTGGAACATTTGGTCAAACTGGAGCAAGTGGAGGAGGACCTGGAGGAGGTGGAGGAGGAAATGGAAGTTTAAACTCTACTACAGATAAAGCACAGCTAGATCATTTATTACATGATACAGATGCTAATTTTCCTTTACTATCTAAGCTTTTAGCAGTACCTACATATAAGAAGAAATATTTAGCACACTATAAAACTATTTTAACAGAGAATATCAGTAACTCTAGCTACTTAACATTAGCAAACGATTACCAAGCACTTATTACAACAGCTGTAACAGCAGATACAAATAAGTTTTATACTGACGCTCAATTTACGGGTAATATAAACACAGATTATAGTTTAGGAATGAATACTGCTTCGGGACTTACAAACTTAATGTCTGCTAGAAGTACATATTTATTATCACAAATAGATTTTACAAATACGCAACCTAATATAACAGGAACTGTATCATCTACTACAACTCCAACAATAGGAGATACAGTAACAATAACAAGTACAGTTATAGATACTAACACAGACGCAGTGTATTTCGGTTATAGAACAGATGAAACATTGCCATTCACTAGAATATTAATGTATGATGATGGAAATCACAATGATAGTGGATCTGGAGACGACATTTATGGTGTAGATGTTATTGTAGATACTGACTATATGCAATATTATATTTATGCAGAAAATAATAATATTGGTGCGTTTTCACCAGCTAGAGCAGAGTACGAGTTTTATACAATTAATGCTACTTACACTACATTAACTGTAGGAGATTTAGTTATTAACGAAATTATGGCTGATAATGGAACAACTATAGCAGATCAAGATGGAGAGTTCGACGATTGGATAGAGCTTTATAATAACTCATCTCAAACGCTTAGTTTAGATAATTTATACTTATCAGATGATTCTACAGATCCGTTAGTATGGGAATTCCCTACAGGAACTACAATTGCACCAGATAGTTATTTAATTGTTTGGTGTGATAAAGATGAGGAACAAGTAGGTTTACATGCCGATTTAAAATTTTCTTCTGGAGGAGAAGAGGCTGTCTTATCTTATGCAGATGGTACTGTTATTGAAAGCATAACTTTTGGAGCGCAAACAGAAGATATGGGTTATGCAAGAATACCTAACGGAATTGGGAATTTTGTAATTCAAGCACCAACATATAATGGTAATAACGAATCGTTATCGGTTGATGATTTTAATTTACATAATTATTTAAAAGTTTTTCCAAATCCAACAAATGGGTTGTTAACTATTAAGAATTCGAATGTTTCAATTAATACAGTAGCTGTTTATAATACTATTGGTCAGTTATTATATAAAAACAATTACTCAAATAGTAATCAAATAGAGTTAGACTTTTCTACGTACTCAAAAGGTATTTATATGGTTAATATTAATAACACAACAACTTTAAAAATTGTAAGAGATTAA